The nucleotide sequence CCCCTTTGAAATGACCACTGTAGTCCATAGTCTCGTTTTTATTTTGAGCTCAATttttaaaagggtttttttgtACAAATGTCAACAAGGAAAAAGTtcccctgtgaaaacacacagtgcagCAATCAGTATAATTTAGGATTAAGTTAGCAGTGAATCAAATGAGGATAAAAGGAAACTTACACGTCTGAGCCACGATCACTTTTGTGCAGCCACAGCCTGGTTACTGCGCCACACGCCAGCTCGCCATGAACCGGCTGTGGGCCTACCCTACACAAGACCACACCCCGCGCCTGGCGTGGACCGGGCGCTCACGTGACCCGGATTTCCGGAGTTGTattgaaataaaactgactATTGAGAATGCAGTTATAATAGTATAAATtcccaaaaaaaacatattgttaTACACAGTGAACCAATAATACAAGATAAAGTGCAACAGTGCTGTACAAATATGCATCTGCAAAACCCGGTTTCAACACAGACAGATATGCGCCCTCAGCCCGGCTCTCTGCCCTGTTCATCGATCGAGGCGATCAGAGAGGACGGTGATAGAATGGAGAGACTCAGCAAATGCAGATGATATTCCTATGACACTTAACCATCCTGAGAAAGTTTACTGAAAGTACTGTCCCTGTTAATGAAAGTTGGTTCATGTTCTGGCGATAAACCTGCCTCAAACACAGACCCTTACTTTCAACTACATACCTGGGGAGATGATCTCCAGGAAGTGTCTTTTTAAGTGGGAAAACAACATGATTAAATATTTAGGAGTTCAGATACCGAAGGACTTGACTTCCACTTATGATAACACTTACCCCGTTActgcagacatgaaaacaaCTACTCCCAATGAATATGTAGTATAGCAGTAAAGACGAACGTCCTGCCTTTCAGTCACTGCCGGTGGAAATACCTCCCGAGCAGTTTAATGAAAGGAATAGAATGATGTCATCCGTTATTTgggagacagaaaaaacaagagTGAGATTTCAGACCTCACAACTTCCAAGGCACAAAGGTGGGCTGGCTCTGCCTGCCTAGAAAACCATTACAGAGCAGCACAATACGCTACCCCGTCTGCTGGCGTGACGCCACACATGAGGCCAAATGGAAAACCAGAGAACAAGACCTAATAAACACGCTTCTGTCCTCATTAGTAGGAGACGTAAAGCTCATGTTTGGAAAAAACTCCCTCCCTCCAGTCCATTGAACATCTGGAAAAAAGTACTCAAAGACAAAGAATTTGAACAAAATGCACCAATAGTACACTGGATAGTCCACGGTAAACTAGACAACAGATTTAAATACTGGAGACACTCAGCAATTACTGCATTTTCAACAATAACAAACAATAGACTCGCTTTCCAAACAATCAAGAGCAACTTTAACCGAGATTCATGATTTCTTCAGATAGCTTCAACTGAGACATTACTATGACAACAACATTTCTCAGCAGACAGAGGATTACATctgattaaaatattcatgGAGGTACAAGAAGGTAGCTCCATCAGAAAGTTGATCTCCAAAATATCCACATCCTTGCAGACAGAGGCGACTCCACAGCATATGTTAAAGATGGATGGGAAAGAGAAACTGGAGTACAGATACCTGCAGAGGACTGGCTCCACGTCCACTCAGAGCTCGGGCCTTTAGAGGGAGTTCGCTTGGAAAAACATCCCCAGATTTTTTATCACCCCGAAAACCAAAAGGTCCCGGACGAGCAGGCCGGAGCTTGGTCTCTGTTGGAGGATGTGTGGTGATTCGGCTGCGGGACATTTCCACAGCTTTTGGGAGTGTCCTACGTTTTTACCATTTTGGGAAATTGTTTTAAAGGAAATTAGATCAATTTTAGGTTCAGACATAGACTCCTCTGTCAGTTTTTTGGATTTAAGGAATTTACCAACAACCATGAAGAAAAGAGAGATACTTCATACAGATTCTGTTGGTTCAGTGTGAGACGGCAGTAAGAAAATGGCTCGGTATTCATGTTGAATCTGTAACGACCCTGTCTGCTCCTCACGTTGTTACGTTtgtttcatgagaaaaaaaacttctaaaataaagataaagtataaaaacagaaaagaatcTGCAGCACAGGAAGCTGGGTGGAGCTGTTGAGTTCTTCTGAAGCGTGCTGGAGCTTCAGGGCTTCCTGTCTGCAGatggctccagctgctgctcccagAGCGCCGGAGCAGGAGCGAGGCTCCTCGGTCGTCCCCATCCGCTCCGTCCCCGACGCCGCTCCCGCCAAGGTGCTGCAGGGGGTCATCCCGTCGGGTCACATCCCCAAACCGGTCATCGTACCCGACTACATGGCGTGAGTGATCAGATCCAGCGACTCTTTAGTGAGAAATCAATTCCTCTCACCTCTCATTGCACCACACAAAATGAAATCCTGAAGTATCTGATAGAATTCTGTCTTTGAACGGATACTTCCTGTTCATAAATCACTTTTGATCTGAAAAATTGTATGTTCATGCTTATTTTGTCTGACCAACATCTGCAGACGCGCATGTCTGCATActtacattcattcattcattcttacATGGGTGAACAGACGCAAAGCCAACAgtccaatacacacacacacacacacacacacacacacacacacacacacacacacacgcatgcttACAGAAGTTCAGTGTCCGTCATGTTCCGCTGCTGAAGTCCTGTTCAGCCCGACACGCTCCTGCCGGAATGAACGCTGACTCTGTTCCTTGCAGTAAATACCCGACGATCCGCTCTGACGAGGAGCGAGACCAGTACCGAGCCGTGTTCAACGACCAGTACGCCGAGTACAAGGAGCTGCACGCCGACGTGCAGGCCACGCTGAAGAGGTTTGAGGAGATGGACGCCATGATGCGCGGCCTGCCCCGGCACCCGGCCACGCAGCTGGTGAGCCGCTCACTTCCTGGTCCTGACGCTTCCTGTGTGCGCCGGCGTTTCCCCTCCGCCCTCCGCATTCCTCAGTGGCTCCGCTCAGACTGCTGTTGGGTTTCTGTGTTAAACCGCTGACTTGAATGTGGCTTGGCTGTCTTTCTGCAGGAGGCTGATCGCATCAGCAGGATCCTGCAGGACtaccagaggaagaaaaacgtgagatttttttcccctcttgtcGTTTTTGTGTCATAAAGAATAACAGCTCTCACCGGCTGACAGATCTTCATTGATCAAATATGAGCACCTGCTGCCCCGTGTATCCATCATCTTCAATGACTCTCTGGGAAGaaaaaagtcactttaaatACGTCAGCATTGTCAATACACTTTAATCAAGTGTTCTTAGAAATATTAGAGACACATTTACCGTGTTTTTTGGGCCATAAGGCGCACCGGGTAGTAATAATGTAACGTCCAGCGGTCCGATTGGACGGATGGCGAGTTGGACGTCATATCGCTGGTTTATTAAGCTTACTGTGGCTGTAACCACACCAACactacagcaaaacaacagTCTAACCTGAAGAAAGAACAGCTGAGAGGCTGTGCGCTCTCTGcttttctgacacacacacacacacacacacacacacacacacacacacacacacacacacacacacacacacaaacttcctggccccgcccctgctccctcccagccACTCACACCCCGGCGGTCCGTTCAGGTAACTTGAAAACCTGGGAACTCACAGAGCACATTACCTGTAAGACGTAACACCTACAGCATAAAAACTCAAGCCATTATTATTGATGTATCCTGACGGGGTAAAGAAAGAATTCCCACTGAAATAGCTACACTGTGGATGACAGCAGGAGCCGCTGAAAACCACTCTCAAGGTGGAACATTTTGGAAATACTGGCACAAGGCTCCGTGTGGCACAAGGCGGCGTGAGGCCCCGTGTGGCACAAGGCGGCGTGAGGCCCCGTGTGGCGCGCTCCATGCACAGCTGTGGTTTTGCCGCCGCTCCGCAGTACGTCCTGCaactcaggggaaaaaaagtgaatgtTTTTCAGACACAACAGTTGCCATGACTGAGCGTTTTCTACCTTTTTTTATATTGAAGGACCAAAAAGTCATCCACTTCTCTCCAAAAGAGAGGGAGTTTCATCCGTTTCATCAAACATCATAAATCCAGTTGGTGGATTTAAATAGTTTCCGTATCTTTGTCCCCACAAACCAAGACCTGAAGGTTTAGTTgccttcagtttttatttgtgttcagATTGATCAGATCagtctgtttgctttttctgAGGTTTTGTGTTGAGGGAAATAATGTGGGCTTGAGAGAGGCCTTGCTCTTTACCCTGGAGCCACcagaggacctgaagaaccgggGACCAGCAGAGCCCGGGTCCTGGGTCTGGCTGTGATCTTCTTCCAGACAGTGTTTCTGGCTCCTGTAGCTCCAggttttattcttccaaagagctcgtccttatttacctccactTCAGATGTGAGTGGATCAATTTCCAGCtcagaaaagtttgttttctcgCCAAggtttctcctctgtgtttgacctcggtgggcggggcttctgaaCCATGAATATTTAATTGCAAGGCATGTAAATGATGATTGATTTCTGCCGCTGTATTTATCAAGACCCAATCACTTGTACGCTGACATCAGTCAGGTCTGAAAGCTTCATAAGTTTCATGAACCCACAGGGGTCTGTTTATGCCGTACGATGAATCCTGCGCTCATTTCTACGCTATGCTGATAAATGAGGCTCAGTGTGGTTGATGGTGTTGCAGGATCCAACTTTCCTGGAGAAGAAGGAGCGCTGCGAGTACCTGAAGAGCAAACTGTCACACATCAAGCAGAAGATCCAGGAGTACGATAAAGTCATGGAGTGGAACGACGGCTACAGCTGAGCCAGGAGACAAACTACAAGAACGCTGCTACTACGGGAACAGCGAGCAGAGAAACCTACAGGAGGCAGTTCAGTCAGAAAAACGCCTCCCTGCTGGTCTTTATGTACGTCCAGAAGAATCTCGGAGGACTTAGAAAGCGCTTTATTCTAAATGGGATGATTCAACACCTCAGTCTGAAAACACTAAACATCAGCAATCACTCCTTTCAGGTTGACGAATATTTAAAACTCGCTAGTTGTGACATCTCTGGTCATTTTAAGTGTAAAACCAGTGATACAGCCAATGTGTGACAATTCTTTAACAGCTAAACTTAAAATGCAAAGGAACAACCTAAAAGCCACTGGTATTTGTTAGTTTCACGGGTATGGAGTGGAAGTGCCCGTCTCCACCTTTACAgatgttttaaatttaaaaaaaaaaaaagcttgttatTTGTTTGAATATAGCACCAGTTTCCAAAATTAAGTTTGATTAAAGTGCAGATTGGAATATTTTCATTGAAACATCATCAGATTGTCAAATAAATGGCCTTACTAGTGAGCCACAGTGCTGTAATACCACTTTGTACCATTAGGTGGTGCATTGAGACCTCACCGGTGAGATCTCAGCATGGAGTTCAGTGGAACTTTAAACACCCTGTTCCAGGAGGAATCACTCCTTCCACCCGTTTTCTGGCCCGCTCcttccttttcagggtcgctCGGCCCGGAGAAATGTTCCAgctaaaacagaaaatcaatggAAAGGAAAAGTCACACATTTTGCCTCCACTGCTCAGTCTGAGTTTgatccatttcttttttttttcttaaaacacCTTTCCACTGCTTTATCCTCACTTGTGCTCAAATTCATGATATTACTTCATAACGACCAATAGTTTATTGATTTGGACCAATTTAACCAGTAAAATCAGCTTTGTGGTAACGTTACACTTCATATATTACTTCTGGAGCATTAAAGAAATCCTTTTATTAGTATAATTTGTGCCACCACTAATGTAACAACACATGGATCAAACTACACTTCATGGAAAAAGAACTTTTTCCGCAGTTTGCCGATCAAAAGAAGGCATAGTGGAAGTTTTAGTCATCCGGTTCATTGCAGAGTGTGTAACTCTATTGCCAGGTTGTTACAAAAACccccaacacacaaacactgaaatatgaTGAATTTCTGTTATCCATAAAATCCACTGCTGTTGTCTTAACTACTACGACTAACAGAGGGCCTCAAATCCTCCCAAGCCTTACATCCAGGATCCTGTAGGTTACCtggttttatgtatttattaccTGAAATATGGTAGATTAGtgaattttaaatgtgctttttggaggattaaaaaaaagccaaacaaatCCAATGTCATAGTTCAATATTTGAAGAGACTGAACATTTGAAAGCGATACTGGATTGTTAGAAAATGTCTAAATATGCAAACTTAAAAGAATGTGTACTGTGATTTTAGCTGAGACTCACCACTTAAATGGAGAACTGACAACATTAATGTGAATTTTTGAAGTACAAATCACTGGGAGAAAAATCTGCCATTTCAACGAGGCGTCTGCAGCCTGGGAAACTGCATCAGAGTCCTGTAACAGATTTATAACCTGTATTTTTAGCTCTTTGTTCTACCATTTCAAAGAATAACAATTTTGTACTTTATAGACATTAGAATATTTCAAAGTGCCTGAAAAATGAacgtttgtttccttttttaaccCTGAACATGTCTGACGATGGAAGTTTGGTTGGTTGTAAATATTTTGCTGTGAATGCCCTTTTTCTTAATAATTTAAGTGATAAAGTGGTGCTTTCTGTGTGAGAATATACTTCTGTGGTCAATGTCCTCATTATTCAGCAAAAGAAAagtcttcattttatttaaattcacttggctggaaaaaaatgaaagcttGGATTTGTGATAAAACCAAGAAATGTTTATGAATGTTTGTTTCTAAAGACATTTTACTGGTTGAAAATTGTTTTACATTTATGGCTTGTGACATTCCTTGtgatacatttcttttttaaattatattttctgtaaaattaaataaatatttaatttcatcattattttaCTGATACATTAAGTCGCTTATTGCTCTGTGATTATTAAAAGTGAAGTTTCAATGGTTATTGCCACATAGCTCATGAATTTATATTTCTGCCATGGCTCTCTATGGGTtgccacacacaccaacaacctCTACAAGCAGTATTCTAATCTACTGTAATTAAGTTGTATCTAATTTTCTCCTCTTGAGGCATCCAACATGAATTTCTCATTTCTAACACTTTATTTACAATGATTATTTATTCTCCCTGTTTTGGATGTGTAACTATTACTGTTGTAACAAGGTTCTAACCTGAACTGGAGCGCCTGAACCTCAACACAGCCTGCAGACAATACGTCCTCACGGAGACAATCCAACGCTGtctgaattctgcttcacaatgagagGAAAGGCCGGCAGGAAAATTTACAGTTCTGTATGTAGTCATTTCTAGtttgaacataaaaaaatattcttttgAAATCCATTACTGATCcatctttgtttatttttgctgaTCAGCTtaattttagatttatttaaatttgttttgattgttgagATGAATCAAATTTTTCTGACAGTTTCATTTGACTTGTTTTCAATACCTTGATTTAATTCAAGTTGATTTTACTTCTTTGGAGATGAAGTGAATTTAGTTCCTCAtgcttttttttagtttcttatattttaatattttttctaCTGCTTTGAGGCATCCACACATCTATATACAGGTATCCATTTGTGATGCTTTCATTTTATTAATCTGGTGTCAGTAgattgatttcattttaatctatttttttcctctgcgtCGGGGCTCTGAGaatattttttagtttttattcattaatttttttaattttatttttttatttatatttattttatttatttttttcgcTTGGGAGATTAATTGAATTTATTAATTatcacactttcatttttgtttgtttacaataCATTTGTTGTACTTTTCAAGCTTAAAAAACACTTGGACCCGCCCACCGAGGTAACCTGACACCTGGCAGAAGAAGGTGcgccagggggcggggcctcgcgGGTGTGGTTCCTGGTTTTGTGCTCGGCTTCAGTTTCAGGTGAGAGAGCTCCAGGTGAGTCAGAGTTTATGTGTTTCTGGGTTTGTGGCGTCTCTCTTACGTTTTGAACCTCTTTAAACGTAAAGatccgacctccagctgctcagcgcTTCCTCATACAACCACTTTTCACCTTAAAAGAGCAGAAATTATTGCAGTGAAAGATGCATGTTTTGCCGTTTGTCTAAATTTCCACATAAAATGGCTTCTTAAATATCTGTTAAGCTGTAAATGTTCAGTTCCTGCATAAGtaatttgttttgtatttaatttaaatgattttaaatgatgaaaacaccaatatgtttctctttctgtccctcgAATGTCAcattctgcttcttttttaagAATTTCACAATTCATGCTTGAGGAAATCATATTGTCTTCGATTatgacattgtgtgtgtgtgtgtgtgttttctttttttagattatTATTCCGGATTAGTTCCCAGAGGATTGCTGGTGATGTCTTCCAGGCCGAATGGGAGTCCTCCTCCCTACGAGTCCGATGGATAGTGAGTCTTCTTCACttgctctcacctcacagtggaAGTACAGGTGTTTCCTCATTCATTCGTGAAAATgggacaaaaacactgaaaagccACAAAATAGCCCAGTAGATCAGTAATGTAAGACTGTCTTTAATCTGGTTTCACTTCACAAGGTGAAACTGCAGCTTGACAACAAGCAGATCCGTCAGGATAGAGCACTGTGCCATAAATACTGATTCAACTCTATTTTTTAATCCTGCTGCTtcatattctattttattgcaaacatttcaaaaaatttTCGCTTTATTCAAAAAATACTCAGTCAGGATGGTAGAGCAATGTGCACACACTTACAAAGGTCACATCTTcctgaaacatttaaaacaaagttaATGAGAGGTACTTTGAGCTTTTCTTTACTGAAATGAAAGTTCAGGTACTAGAACGCGAAAACCTGATGAGAGCAAAGATTTAAAGCCTTTAAAGGAAGCAGTTTGTCAGAATGAAGTCATATTAAACGTACTGACACTATGTGTACAGTTCATCACTggataaaatgttttcttagTACATTACAACTTttggtgtgtgtgaaagtgggCAGAAATGGATTTTTGGTAAGAGAAAGTACATCAATGAATATATTtggaattttgtttttgtccatttaTAGCAAAGTGTCTTAAAGCCTTGAGAGTTTCACTCCTGTTTGGAGACAGACTTGGTGGCTGCAGGTGTTGTGTTCACTCCTCTGAAGCCGGTTTGCTGTGTGCAGTGTCCCTCCCCAGCCGGCCTACTCTTACTACCCAGACGATGAGTTCCAGCACTTCTACCGCTGGACGTCTCCGCCCGGCATCCTCAAGATCATGGCCATCATCGTCATCGTGCTGTGTGTGGCCATCTTTGCCTGCGTTGCCTCCACGCTGGCGTGGGACAGTCAGGGCGCCCTCTCCGGCTTTGGGGGCGTAGGCGGCTACCCGGGGGGCACCTACGGGGGGACCTATGGAGGAGCCTACGGCGGCGGAGGGTACGGCAGCTTTGGGGGCGCCGGATACGGGCCGGGAAACAGTTATGGTTACGGCTCGCTTGGAGGGAACTACACCGACCCCCGGAAAGGCAAAGGCTTCATGATCGCCATGGCGGCCATCGTCTTCATCTTCGCCCTGGTCGTCTTCATCGTCCTCGTGTCCCACCAGAGCATCTCTCAGAGCAGGAGGTTCTACCTGGCTGTGGTCGTCATCTGTGCCGTGCTGGCGCTGCTGATGCTGATCGCCTCCATTGTGTACCTGATGGCGGTGAATCCCACCGCCCAGTCCTCTGGCTCGGTGTACGGCAGCCAGATCACGGCCCTCTGCGCTCAGTTCCAGCAGCCCCAGGCCTCCGGCGTCTTCGTCAACCAATACCTGTACCACTACTGCGTGGTGGAGCCGCAGGAGGTCAGCGCTCGCCTTCCGCTTCCGCACCTCCTGCTTGTTTTCGCTCtgaagaagctgtttgtgtgagtgtgtcggtTCCTCTCTTCAGGCCATCGCCGTCGTGTTCGGCTTCCTGGTAACCGCAGCTCTGATCATCATGCTCGTCTTCGCCCTGAAGACCCGCCAGAAAATCGGAAACTACGGCAAGAGCAACATTCTGTGGAAAAAAGTGAAGGTTGTTGACGACTTGGCGCCACCCGACGATGTGGAAGCATGGGTGAGTGAAGTGTGATCGGGAACGCTGAGAGACGGGCAGTGATGGGTAAACAAGCTGAGAACAGTGACTTCCTTCTTCCATAGAAACAGTCCCAGCTGAGTTTCAGCATGACTTCTCTCTTTAAAGTTTAAGGTCAACATTCAAAGCTCTGTTACCAGTAAGTTCCCCATCAACGGTAAAATTACCTTTTGAAACTCGGTTTGTTTAAAAGATCCCCATAAAGGGTTAAATTGGTATTTGAAACTGTCGACTCGaaaactaccaaatccaggAGAAAGTGGACTGGAACCaagaccaggagagtctggccTGAGGGGACAGACTAGAAGAGAGACTGGACACATACTAGTGAAAATATGCTGAGTGAGAAAGGAAAGTGTCGGGTCTCCATAGGATCGATGCAGCACTGAAATCTAACAGGTCAAGACCAgagacctggaccgggaccagcaCAAGAGACCAGAGCACTAAGAGGGAACACATCCCTcccaccctgacctcctccacagGCTGTCTGAGCACTGAGCTCCTTTAAGgtttctttatttgattttaaatctCTGAATGGTCTGTTCCCACCTCACCTCTCTCGGCTGCGTCACCCCTACaccctgatcagctgatcagctgctccccGGAGGTACCCAGGTCCAGGTGGAGGCTCAGAGGGGaatctggtctgtgatgagctcttaAACCTGGTCTGTGGTGTATGATGAGATCTCAAATCTGGTCTCtggtgagctctagaacctggtctttGATGAGCTCAAGGATCTCGGTTCTAAGCTATGATGACCTCTAGGATCTGGTCTCCCATCTGTGATGATCTCAAAACCTgatctctggtctgtgatgagctccaggACCTGGTCACTGGTCTATGATACCCTCTAGGACCTGGTCGATGGTCTATGAAGACCTCTAAGACCTGGATTCTGGTTTATGATGAGCTCTATGATGAGGTCTGTGGCCCATGATGAGGTTTAGAGCCTGGTCGATGGCCTATGGTGAGCTCTAGTACCTGGTCTGTGGTCTATGATGAGGTCTAGAACCTGGTCTGTGGTCTATGATGAGGTCttgaacctggtctctggtctgcgATGAACTCTGAAACCTGACTGGAAAGACTCTAACAGGtcattgttatataaatggtcacagagctgactccaacagctttctctaggaTGTTAGAAATAAAGTGAAGGTTGGATATCGGTCTGTAACTTGTTAGAACTCCTGGATCAAGGGGGGCTTTAGAGGAGAGGTTTGATAACAGAACCTTGCaggcctgtggaacatagccTGCCACTAAAGataagttgatctgatctaatatgGATGCACTGATCAGGGGGAAATGTCTTTGAACAGTCTGGTTGGGAGTGGATCCAATGTACCAGTTGTAGGTTTAGATGAAGAACTCAGAGTTCTATAGGA is from Salarias fasciatus chromosome 7 unlocalized genomic scaffold, fSalaFa1.1 super_scaffold_4, whole genome shotgun sequence and encodes:
- the oclna gene encoding occludin; protein product: MSSRPNGSPPPYESDGYVPPQPAYSYYPDDEFQHFYRWTSPPGILKIMAIIVIVLCVAIFACVASTLAWDSQGALSGFGGVGGYPGGTYGGTYGGAYGGGGYGSFGGAGYGPGNSYGYGSLGGNYTDPRKGKGFMIAMAAIVFIFALVVFIVLVSHQSISQSRRFYLAVVVICAVLALLMLIASIVYLMAVNPTAQSSGSVYGSQITALCAQFQQPQASGVFVNQYLYHYCVVEPQEAIAVVFGFLVTAALIIMLVFALKTRQKIGNYGKSNILWKKVKVVDDLAPPDDVEAWVNNVSAPPEEAPVSDYTDKLRGSRDRLDEESTNYDKPPYSDGPATIAEDLPLQNGAPYGSEAASSGGRPKKRRPRRARRADGQEYDTDYNSSGDELDDNEFESEFRPIANEAERNDYKREFDRDHQEYKDLQAELDAINKNLSDVDRELDRLEEGSPEYLDALDEYHRIRDIKKSADYQVKKRRSKYLKAKLNHIKKMVSDYDRRA